A genomic stretch from Suncus etruscus isolate mSunEtr1 chromosome 17, mSunEtr1.pri.cur, whole genome shotgun sequence includes:
- the TSPAN14 gene encoding tetraspanin-14: protein MHYYRYSNAEVSCWYKYLLFSYNIIFWLAGVAFLGVGLWAWSEKGVLSDLTKVTRLHGIDPVVLVLMVGLVMFTLGFAGCVGALRENICLLKFFCSAIVLIFFLELAVAVLAFLFQDWVRDRFREFFESNIRSYRDDIDLQNLIDSLQKANQCCGAYGPEDWDLNIYFNCSGASYSREKCGVPFSCCVPDPAQKVVNTQCGYDVRAQAKSKWDESIFTKGCIQALEGWLPRNIYIVAGVFIAISLLQIFGIFLARTLISDIEAVKAGHHF from the exons CTGGCTGGAGTTGCGTTCCTTGGAGTTGGCCTGTGGGCATGGAGCGAGAAG GGGGTGCTGTCTGACCTCACCAAGGTGACCCGGCTCCATGGCATCGACCCTGTGGTGCTGGTCCTGATGGTGGGCTTGGTGATGTTCACTTTGGGCTTCGCCGGCTGCGTGGGGGCCCTGCGGGAGAACATCTGCCTGCTCAAGTTT TTCTGCAGTGCCATCGTGCTCATCTTCTTCCTGGAGCTGGCGGTGGCCGTCCTGGCCTTCCTCTTCCAGGACTGGGTGAGGGACCGCTTCCGGGAGTTCTTTGAGAGCAACATCCGCTCCTACCGGGACGACATCGACTTGCAGAACCTCATTGACTCCCTGCAGAAAGCT AACCAGTGCTGTGGGGCGTATGGCCCTGAAGACTGGGACCTCAACATCTACTTCAATTGCAGTGGCGCCAGCTACAGCCGAGAGAAGTGTGGGGTGCCCTTCTCCTGCTGTGTACCTGACCCTGCG CAAAAGGTTGTGAACACTCAGTGCGGCTATGATGTCAGGGCCCAG GCCAAGAGTAAGTGGGACGAATCCATCTTCACGAAAGGCTGCATCCAGGCCCTGGAGGGCTGGCTTCCGCGCAATATCTACATAGTGGCTGGTGTCTTCATTGCCATCTCGCTGTTGCAG ATATTCGGCATCTTCCTGGCACGGACTCTCATCTCAGACATCGAGGCAGTGAAGGCGGGCCACCACTTCTGA